One stretch of Streptomyces sp. NBC_00443 DNA includes these proteins:
- a CDS encoding type II toxin-antitoxin system Phd/YefM family antitoxin, protein MAYEIPVTQARAELAELINRVVYGGERVVVTRHGKPLVALVSASDLERLEKLGEPAELAEEQVISAVSGVREVASAPRERQRFGIAAEHRGPSPS, encoded by the coding sequence ATGGCCTACGAGATTCCGGTGACGCAAGCCAGGGCTGAGCTCGCCGAACTGATCAATCGCGTGGTGTACGGCGGTGAGCGCGTCGTCGTGACGCGCCACGGAAAGCCCCTCGTCGCCCTTGTCTCCGCCTCTGACCTCGAACGACTGGAGAAGCTCGGGGAGCCCGCAGAGCTCGCCGAGGAGCAGGTGATCAGTGCGGTGTCCGGGGTCCGCGAGGTCGCGTCCGCTCCCCGCGAACGACAGCGCTTCGGTATCGCCGCGGAGCATCGGGGACCGAGCCCCTCGTAG
- a CDS encoding ABC transporter permease: MSTPSATPPRSAAPRRLIAVVVLVPVLAALALWAFAWPAARTAPRDLPLGVAGPAAATAQMEKQLGRHEGAFEIHRYADAAAAKDAIEDRTVYGAVVVTPQGPELLTASAAGPAVAQLLQQAVAQQAAAEGSQVKTVDVVPTPGNDPRGAALGASVLPLALAGMAAGAAVTLLGLRGIRAVSALAGAAALIGVVAAALAHSWLGILTGHWWAEAGVFALTTLAVSAAVAGLAALIGNAGIGIVSFLVMFLGNPFSGAASAPQMLPEPVGAIGQWRPPGAGTTLLRSVSFFDGAAAIGPAMTLTWWAALGLGAVLLGNALRSRTPSTEPAADRELAPVG; the protein is encoded by the coding sequence ATGTCCACCCCGTCCGCTACGCCGCCCAGGTCCGCCGCACCCAGGCGCCTGATCGCGGTCGTCGTCCTCGTCCCCGTCCTCGCCGCCCTCGCGCTGTGGGCCTTCGCCTGGCCCGCCGCCCGCACCGCTCCCCGCGACCTGCCGCTCGGGGTGGCCGGACCGGCCGCCGCCACGGCCCAGATGGAGAAGCAACTCGGCCGGCACGAGGGCGCGTTCGAGATCCACCGCTACGCCGACGCCGCCGCCGCCAAGGACGCGATCGAGGACCGGACCGTATACGGCGCGGTCGTCGTGACCCCGCAGGGCCCCGAGCTGCTGACCGCCTCGGCCGCGGGGCCGGCCGTCGCCCAGCTGCTCCAGCAGGCGGTGGCCCAGCAGGCCGCCGCCGAGGGCAGCCAGGTCAAGACCGTCGACGTCGTCCCCACACCCGGGAACGACCCGCGCGGTGCGGCCCTCGGCGCGAGCGTCCTGCCACTCGCCCTGGCCGGCATGGCGGCGGGCGCGGCGGTGACCCTGCTCGGGCTGCGCGGCATCCGGGCCGTGAGCGCCCTGGCCGGCGCCGCCGCTCTGATCGGCGTGGTCGCGGCCGCGCTCGCGCACAGCTGGCTGGGGATCCTCACCGGCCACTGGTGGGCGGAGGCCGGGGTGTTCGCGCTGACGACGCTGGCCGTGAGCGCGGCCGTCGCGGGGCTCGCCGCACTGATCGGCAACGCGGGCATCGGCATCGTGTCGTTCTTGGTGATGTTCCTCGGCAACCCGTTCTCCGGGGCCGCCTCGGCGCCGCAGATGCTGCCCGAGCCGGTCGGGGCCATCGGCCAGTGGCGGCCGCCGGGCGCGGGCACGACCCTGCTGCGTTCGGTGTCCTTCTTCGACGGCGCGGCGGCGATCGGCCCCGCCATGACGCTGACCTGGTGGGCCGCGCTGGGTCTGGGCGCCGTACTGCTCGGGAACGCCCTGAGGTCCCGGACGCCCAGCACCGAGCCCGCGGCCGACAGGGAGCTCGCCCCCGTCGGCTGA